A region of Rhodohalobacter barkolensis DNA encodes the following proteins:
- the rsmD gene encoding 16S rRNA (guanine(966)-N(2))-methyltransferase RsmD codes for MRIITGKLKGRNIPVPNTDLLRPTTDRTKEGIFAVIDARTYFDNTRVLDLFAGSGNLGFEAISRGASSVLFVDQEIDHIKQIEKTANLFGVENQISTLKLEIENFLEKTEYGSFDFIFADPPYDYFWMTEMIGQVMEGSLLKDDGWFILEHDKRHDFSDHPQCRFSKAYGRTIASIFRHTDEGF; via the coding sequence ATGAGAATTATTACAGGCAAACTGAAAGGGCGAAACATTCCGGTCCCAAATACAGACCTGTTGCGCCCCACTACTGACCGTACCAAAGAGGGAATCTTTGCCGTCATTGATGCACGAACCTATTTTGATAATACCCGTGTACTCGATCTTTTTGCTGGTAGCGGAAACCTGGGTTTTGAAGCTATTTCCAGAGGGGCTTCCTCCGTTTTGTTTGTAGACCAGGAAATTGATCATATCAAACAGATTGAAAAAACTGCAAACCTGTTTGGTGTCGAAAATCAGATCAGTACACTAAAGCTCGAAATTGAAAACTTTCTGGAAAAAACAGAGTACGGCTCATTCGATTTCATCTTTGCCGATCCACCTTACGATTACTTCTGGATGACAGAAATGATCGGTCAGGTTATGGAAGGATCGCTTCTAAAGGATGACGGTTGGTTTATCCTGGAACACGATAAACGGCACGATTTTTCTGACCACCCACAATGCCGGTTTTCAAAAGCGTATGGCCGAACCATTGCATCCATATTTCGCCATACGGACGAAGGATTTTAA
- the coaD gene encoding pantetheine-phosphate adenylyltransferase, producing the protein MNHSQMERIALYPGSFDPWTNGHLDILSRAVKMFDKIIVTVAVNNKKNAVFTGEERIELIRESIQDYDWSDQVEIIQFTGLLIDLARKKDVNVLLRGVRQISDFEYEFRMALANRRLAPEVDTVFLMPDEQLTFISATIVKEIAAWNGDLNSFVPDNVAKALREKYNS; encoded by the coding sequence ATGAATCACTCTCAAATGGAACGTATTGCACTCTACCCCGGATCGTTTGATCCCTGGACAAACGGCCACCTCGATATCCTGAGCCGAGCCGTTAAAATGTTTGATAAGATTATTGTTACTGTTGCGGTCAACAATAAAAAAAATGCAGTCTTCACCGGAGAGGAGAGAATTGAGTTAATCAGAGAGTCGATTCAAGATTATGACTGGTCAGATCAGGTAGAGATCATTCAATTTACGGGACTGCTGATTGATCTGGCCCGAAAGAAAGATGTCAATGTATTGCTGCGCGGAGTTCGGCAGATTTCAGATTTTGAATATGAATTCAGAATGGCTTTAGCCAACCGGCGCCTTGCCCCGGAGGTTGATACGGTCTTTCTGATGCCGGATGAACAACTCACCTTTATCTCTGCCACCATCGTTAAAGAGATCGCTGCCTGGAATGGCGATTTAAACAGTTTTGTCCCTGATAATGTGGCAAAAGCCCTACGGGAAAAATACAACAGTTAA
- a CDS encoding peroxiredoxin — protein MISKGEKIDTDFTLNVVENGKEKEVQFSNLLTRPTIVSVYMRNNTSGCDKQNRSLAEHADEFDKKGFNLVALSKDTCGSHKNYAEKLDINYTLASDPDFKFANATDSIVEKKMYGKTFDAPSRSAFIIDTDGTVLGVIEKINTKAHAEELFELIETL, from the coding sequence ATGATTTCAAAAGGAGAAAAAATTGATACGGATTTTACGTTAAACGTTGTTGAAAACGGCAAGGAGAAAGAAGTTCAATTCTCAAATTTATTGACTCGCCCAACCATCGTTTCTGTTTACATGCGTAACAATACCAGTGGTTGCGACAAACAGAACAGGAGCCTTGCAGAACACGCAGATGAATTTGACAAGAAAGGATTCAATCTTGTTGCATTGAGTAAAGACACCTGTGGTTCGCATAAAAATTACGCCGAAAAACTCGACATCAACTACACACTGGCATCCGATCCTGATTTTAAATTTGCCAATGCAACAGATTCCATTGTAGAGAAGAAGATGTACGGGAAAACATTTGACGCACCTTCTCGTTCTGCCTTTATCATCGATACGGATGGAACTGTACTTGGAGTTATCGAAAAAATCAATACCAAAGCACATGCCGAAGAGTTATTTGAGCTGATTGAAACGCTTTAA
- the topA gene encoding type I DNA topoisomerase, whose protein sequence is MKPMETASVNLKIDYHMKSLVIVESPTKTKTIKKYLPKGYVVDSSMGHIRDLPSSAKEIPAKYKKEEWSNLGINVDDRYDPLYVVPAGKKKIVTKLKKELKDADELILATDEDREGEAISWHLTELLKPTVPVKRMVFREITKEAIQNALENFRDIDMNLVHAQETRRILDRLAGYTISPLLWKKIAPGLSAGRVQSVAVEFLVSRERERMKFRSATYFDLKAQLSKEGDKKNKFSGDLTHLNGKRLASGKDFDENTGKLKKPDSVVLLEKEDSENLRDLLNEAAWSVTDIDVKTQKRNPAPPFITSTLQQEANRKFGFSARDTMSIAQKLYENGLITYMRTDSMNLSGQAINAARNEVEKQYGEEYLFKRVRNYGKSKGAQEAHEAIRPAGSSFVHPEKAKLSGRQFKLYDLIWKRTIATQMAEAKLEFTNVTITAKKDDTEADFRSGGKKILFPGYFRAYVEGSDDPDAALENQEIFLPDMKEGEGIDLHDLESISHETKPPARFTEATLVKELEKRGVGRPSTYATIISTIQDRGYAQKAGKTLVPTYTAFAVTELLEKHFPEIVDSDFTSSLEDKLDQIAKGKYDPVKYLDDYYKGENGLKEKVDQREDKIDPQEARLLDLPIEGLNGMQVHVGRYGPYVKGEIDGEEVTTSLPVDLDPGELSADKIRELIKAEKEGPKSLGNHPGTGEPVFVLSGRYGPYVQLGEVTEENKKPKRVSLLKGMKPDDVDFDLAVSLLELPRTLGEHPETGKVVKAGVGRYGPYVLHDGTFKSLKKDDNVLTVDLDRAVQLLKEKSKGSRGSSTIAELGNHPETDKPVKVMTGRYGPYLKYGKKNVSLPKGTEPEKVSMGDAVRLIEEKGKK, encoded by the coding sequence ATGAAACCGATGGAAACTGCATCGGTAAACCTGAAGATAGATTACCACATGAAATCGTTAGTAATAGTAGAGTCCCCTACAAAAACAAAGACAATTAAGAAGTATCTGCCTAAAGGTTATGTGGTGGATTCTTCCATGGGGCATATCCGCGACCTCCCCTCATCCGCAAAAGAGATACCGGCCAAGTATAAAAAAGAGGAGTGGTCAAATCTTGGCATTAATGTAGACGACCGTTATGACCCACTCTACGTGGTTCCCGCCGGAAAGAAAAAGATTGTTACAAAGCTGAAAAAAGAGCTGAAAGATGCCGATGAGCTGATACTCGCAACGGATGAAGACCGGGAAGGTGAAGCAATTTCATGGCACCTGACCGAGCTGTTAAAACCAACAGTTCCGGTAAAACGGATGGTGTTTCGAGAGATTACAAAGGAAGCTATTCAAAATGCACTCGAAAACTTTCGGGATATCGACATGAACCTGGTTCATGCTCAGGAAACACGCCGTATTCTGGATCGACTTGCCGGTTATACCATCTCTCCGCTGCTGTGGAAGAAAATTGCTCCCGGACTTTCTGCAGGACGTGTTCAGTCTGTTGCCGTTGAGTTCCTGGTTTCCCGCGAGCGGGAACGGATGAAATTCAGAAGTGCTACCTATTTCGACCTGAAAGCACAGCTCTCTAAAGAAGGTGATAAAAAGAATAAATTTTCAGGTGATCTCACTCACCTGAATGGCAAGCGCCTGGCCAGCGGTAAAGATTTTGATGAGAATACCGGCAAACTGAAAAAGCCGGACAGTGTAGTTCTTTTAGAAAAAGAGGATTCTGAAAACCTTCGGGACCTTCTCAATGAGGCTGCCTGGTCTGTTACGGATATTGATGTAAAAACTCAGAAGCGAAATCCCGCTCCTCCATTCATTACCTCAACGCTTCAGCAGGAAGCAAACCGGAAGTTTGGATTTTCGGCCCGAGATACGATGAGTATCGCACAAAAACTGTACGAAAACGGTTTGATTACCTACATGCGTACAGACTCCATGAACCTTTCCGGTCAGGCAATTAATGCCGCACGGAATGAGGTTGAAAAACAGTATGGGGAAGAGTATCTGTTTAAGCGTGTCCGGAATTACGGGAAATCGAAAGGAGCTCAGGAAGCCCACGAGGCTATTCGTCCGGCCGGCTCAAGTTTCGTTCATCCGGAAAAGGCCAAGCTAAGCGGACGCCAGTTTAAACTCTACGATTTGATCTGGAAACGTACCATTGCGACTCAGATGGCGGAAGCAAAACTGGAGTTTACCAACGTAACCATTACGGCTAAAAAAGACGATACAGAAGCTGATTTCCGTTCAGGCGGTAAAAAGATTCTATTCCCCGGTTATTTCCGTGCCTATGTGGAGGGAAGTGACGATCCGGATGCTGCGCTCGAAAACCAGGAAATTTTTCTGCCCGACATGAAGGAAGGTGAAGGAATTGATCTGCATGATCTGGAATCCATTTCTCACGAAACAAAACCACCTGCACGCTTTACTGAGGCTACTCTTGTCAAAGAGCTTGAAAAGAGAGGCGTAGGACGCCCCAGTACGTACGCTACAATTATCAGCACCATTCAGGATCGCGGTTATGCTCAGAAAGCAGGGAAAACCCTGGTCCCGACGTACACCGCATTTGCTGTAACTGAGCTTCTTGAAAAACACTTCCCTGAAATTGTAGACAGTGACTTTACCTCATCGCTTGAAGATAAGCTGGATCAAATTGCCAAAGGCAAATACGACCCGGTAAAATATTTGGATGACTACTACAAAGGTGAAAACGGACTAAAGGAGAAAGTCGATCAGCGTGAAGATAAAATTGACCCGCAGGAAGCCAGATTACTGGACCTGCCTATTGAAGGGTTAAACGGAATGCAGGTTCATGTGGGTCGTTACGGTCCCTATGTAAAGGGAGAGATTGACGGTGAAGAAGTGACGACTTCACTTCCGGTTGATCTGGATCCGGGAGAGCTCTCTGCTGATAAAATCAGAGAGTTGATCAAGGCTGAAAAAGAGGGGCCTAAATCGCTTGGAAACCACCCGGGTACCGGAGAGCCCGTGTTTGTGCTTTCGGGCCGTTACGGGCCTTATGTGCAGCTCGGAGAGGTAACAGAAGAGAACAAGAAGCCTAAACGAGTATCCCTTCTGAAGGGAATGAAACCGGATGACGTTGATTTTGATCTGGCCGTCTCACTACTGGAACTCCCTCGAACTTTGGGTGAACACCCTGAAACCGGCAAAGTTGTAAAAGCCGGAGTAGGCAGATACGGACCTTATGTATTGCACGACGGTACATTCAAATCCTTGAAAAAAGATGACAATGTCCTGACGGTTGATCTCGACCGGGCCGTTCAATTGCTTAAAGAGAAGAGCAAGGGAAGCCGGGGAAGTTCAACTATTGCAGAGCTTGGAAACCATCCTGAAACGGACAAGCCGGTAAAAGTAATGACCGGACGATACGGTCCCTACCTGAAATATGGCAAGAAAAACGTGTCGCTTCCCAAAGGAACAGAACCCGAAAAAGTATCGATGGGAGATGCAGTTCGCTTAATTGAAGAAAAAGGGAAGAAGTAA
- a CDS encoding DNA-3-methyladenine glycosylase I → MDQKKRCSWVVNTFEQYVRYHDEEWGVPVHDDRVHFEFLILESAQAGLSWSTILKKREAYRSAFADFDPNVVAGFGDEDVARLMENEGIVRYDKKIRSAINNAKCFLEVQKEFGSFDKYIWEFVDHQPIVNSPESLKDVPAKTVLSDQIAKDLKRRGFSFLGSTTVYAYMQACGLVSDHTTDCFRYHDLNPE, encoded by the coding sequence ATGGATCAAAAAAAGAGATGCAGCTGGGTTGTAAATACTTTTGAACAGTATGTCCGCTATCACGATGAGGAGTGGGGTGTGCCGGTGCATGACGATCGTGTCCACTTTGAATTTTTGATCCTTGAAAGTGCCCAGGCCGGATTGAGCTGGAGTACCATTCTTAAAAAGAGAGAGGCGTACCGCAGTGCATTTGCAGATTTTGATCCAAATGTTGTGGCAGGATTTGGAGATGAGGATGTGGCGCGATTGATGGAAAATGAAGGAATTGTGCGATACGACAAGAAGATCCGATCTGCGATTAACAATGCGAAGTGTTTTTTAGAAGTACAAAAAGAGTTCGGTTCATTTGACAAGTATATCTGGGAATTTGTTGATCACCAACCAATCGTAAATTCGCCTGAATCCCTGAAAGATGTACCTGCTAAAACGGTATTGTCTGATCAAATAGCAAAGGATTTGAAAAGAAGAGGTTTTTCATTCTTAGGCAGTACTACCGTTTACGCCTATATGCAGGCGTGCGGTTTGGTGAGCGACCATACCACAGACTGTTTTCGATATCATGATCTGAATCCTGAGTAA
- a CDS encoding YciI family protein: MRRILLTLGLTLAATVMTAEAQQTDSTAVPETFVYEWAGEEMTMQKYFIVFLKSGPERSQNPEEAARLQQQHLEYLGNLYEKGIINLNGPTGDESDIRGFSVYSVATIEEAEKLASEDPMVKAGRLEVEVHPWWLAKGSTVQ, encoded by the coding sequence ATGAGAAGAATACTTTTAACATTAGGTCTGACTTTGGCGGCAACAGTAATGACTGCTGAAGCACAGCAGACCGATTCTACAGCTGTTCCGGAAACGTTTGTATATGAGTGGGCCGGTGAAGAGATGACGATGCAGAAGTACTTCATCGTTTTTCTGAAGTCGGGACCTGAGCGGAGTCAGAATCCCGAAGAAGCTGCCCGGCTTCAACAGCAACACCTGGAGTATTTGGGCAATTTGTATGAAAAGGGGATTATTAATTTGAATGGGCCGACCGGTGATGAGAGTGATATTCGCGGATTTTCAGTTTATAGTGTTGCTACAATTGAAGAGGCGGAGAAACTGGCGAGCGAAGACCCGATGGTGAAGGCAGGGCGTCTGGAGGTTGAAGTTCATCCCTGGTGGCTGGCAAAAGGATCAACTGTACAATAA
- the mce gene encoding methylmalonyl-CoA epimerase, protein MTSKKHTMHIDHIGIAVKNLDEAVKTYEKILNTTCYKREVVEGEKVDTAFLQTGESKVELLGGTSPDSVINTYIEKRGEGIHHVAFEVDDIIAEMKRLKEEGFTLLNEKPKKGADNKLVAFLHPKGNHGVLVELCQSQNK, encoded by the coding sequence ATGACATCTAAAAAACACACTATGCACATCGATCATATCGGAATTGCAGTAAAAAATCTGGATGAAGCCGTTAAAACGTACGAGAAAATTCTCAATACAACTTGCTACAAAAGAGAAGTTGTTGAAGGTGAAAAAGTTGATACCGCATTCTTACAAACCGGAGAATCAAAAGTAGAATTGCTGGGAGGAACCTCTCCGGATTCCGTCATAAACACCTATATCGAAAAACGCGGTGAAGGTATTCATCACGTCGCTTTTGAAGTAGATGATATAATTGCAGAGATGAAACGTCTGAAAGAAGAAGGCTTTACACTCCTGAACGAAAAACCCAAAAAGGGAGCTGATAACAAGCTGGTTGCATTCCTTCACCCCAAAGGAAATCATGGCGTATTGGTTGAACTCTGTCAATCGCAGAACAAATAA
- a CDS encoding alanine/glycine:cation symporter family protein: MEFLEQLFVDFANYAWGTPLLVLLVGGGIFFLVFSRFMPYRNFKHGIEVLSGKYEDPDAPGDINHFQALSSTLAATVGMGNISGVAIALGVGGPGAIFWMWVTAIVGMATKFFTCTLSIMYRGKDSSGKIQGGPMYYITEGLGEKWKPLAIFFSIAGLIGCTPMFQSNQLTQIVRDTMLAENGLLGYETMILAGSFLTETGFRLSDIIVGLILVALVSLVIFGGIKRIGHVAARLVPLMVLLYILTVVYIIINNIVDVPHYFWLIVTDAFTGEAAAGGALGVVISNGIRRGAFSNEAGIGTEAMAHGAAKTREPVREGLVGMLEPAIDTLLVCTMTAFALLMTGAWTDNTVDGITMTAVAFDTGIPVFGTYLLLICVFIFSITTMFTYSYYGTKCLNFIGGAHRKHYYNYFYIFSIFIGSITTIDMVVNLVDGMFAMMALPTMIGTLMLAPKVVDASKDYFMRKKRGDFDHY, encoded by the coding sequence CTGGAATTTTTAGAACAACTGTTTGTCGATTTTGCTAATTACGCCTGGGGAACTCCTCTCTTGGTTCTGCTTGTAGGCGGTGGGATATTTTTTCTCGTATTTAGCCGATTTATGCCCTACAGGAACTTTAAGCATGGAATTGAAGTCCTCTCCGGTAAGTATGAAGATCCCGATGCACCCGGTGACATCAACCATTTTCAGGCACTTTCCAGTACGCTTGCGGCAACCGTTGGAATGGGGAATATCAGTGGAGTTGCCATTGCTTTAGGTGTGGGCGGTCCCGGTGCTATTTTTTGGATGTGGGTGACGGCTATTGTAGGTATGGCCACAAAATTCTTTACCTGTACGCTCTCAATTATGTATCGCGGGAAAGATTCCAGTGGAAAAATACAGGGTGGGCCTATGTATTATATCACAGAGGGACTGGGTGAAAAATGGAAGCCACTTGCCATCTTTTTTAGTATTGCCGGTTTGATTGGTTGTACTCCAATGTTCCAGTCGAATCAGCTAACACAGATTGTTCGGGATACCATGCTGGCTGAAAACGGATTGCTGGGGTATGAGACGATGATCCTTGCCGGGTCTTTTCTTACAGAAACGGGATTTCGCCTCTCCGATATTATCGTGGGTTTAATTCTGGTTGCCTTGGTTTCACTGGTTATTTTTGGCGGAATTAAGCGAATTGGGCACGTAGCTGCGCGATTGGTACCGTTGATGGTACTTCTCTACATTCTTACGGTTGTCTATATCATTATCAACAATATTGTGGATGTACCACACTATTTTTGGCTGATAGTAACAGATGCATTTACCGGAGAGGCTGCTGCAGGCGGTGCTTTGGGTGTTGTGATTTCGAATGGAATTCGCCGGGGTGCATTTTCAAATGAAGCAGGAATCGGTACTGAAGCGATGGCACACGGTGCTGCAAAAACAAGAGAACCGGTTCGCGAAGGATTGGTTGGAATGCTGGAGCCGGCCATTGATACACTTCTTGTTTGTACTATGACGGCTTTTGCGCTGCTTATGACCGGCGCCTGGACCGATAATACTGTTGACGGAATTACAATGACGGCTGTAGCTTTCGATACCGGAATTCCTGTATTCGGTACCTATTTGTTACTGATCTGCGTGTTTATCTTCAGCATTACTACCATGTTCACCTATTCGTACTATGGTACTAAATGTTTGAATTTTATAGGCGGTGCACACAGAAAACACTACTACAACTACTTCTACATCTTCTCAATCTTCATCGGGTCTATTACAACAATTGATATGGTCGTTAACCTGGTTGATGGAATGTTTGCCATGATGGCACTGCCAACAATGATCGGAACACTCATGCTGGCGCCAAAAGTTGTAGACGCTTCGAAGGACTATTTTATGCGGAAAAAAAGAGGGGATTTCGATCACTACTAA
- a CDS encoding DinB family protein, with the protein MDQRQPLQLLFTYDLWCTRKLLDHISRQTPFKNEVACRAFLAHIVNIQDVWYSRVVDTSMSESEKWDEYKPAELRRKAKQLNRKWIDLIGDHEVNLDAEIYYLTEKRVKKSAVLNKICRHIIVHGEYHRAQISLFLRNCDIKPPKIDYADYRSGR; encoded by the coding sequence ATGGATCAGCGACAGCCTCTTCAGCTTCTTTTCACCTACGATCTTTGGTGTACCCGTAAACTGCTGGATCACATCAGCAGACAAACTCCTTTTAAAAATGAAGTGGCTTGCCGGGCATTTTTAGCGCACATTGTAAATATTCAGGATGTCTGGTACAGCCGTGTGGTGGATACATCCATGTCTGAATCTGAAAAATGGGATGAGTATAAACCCGCAGAACTTCGAAGAAAAGCAAAGCAGTTAAACAGAAAATGGATCGATTTGATCGGCGATCACGAAGTAAATCTTGACGCCGAAATTTATTATTTAACAGAAAAAAGAGTTAAAAAAAGTGCTGTTTTAAATAAAATATGCCGACATATTATCGTTCATGGCGAATATCATCGTGCTCAAATTTCACTTTTTCTCAGAAATTGTGATATTAAGCCGCCGAAGATTGATTACGCTGATTATCGATCCGGACGGTGA
- a CDS encoding MarC family NAAT transporter has product MQLILIIFDAMFEWIPDTITDGTASHFLNWGGLLFASFTSLFSVVNPLAAMPLFLSLTDRFSDAERDQTALWASLYMLGVLIVFLLLGTFILSFFGISLPGIRIAGGLIIMRTAYSMLNPEKSGRKLTEEDEKAAMEKEDISFSPLALPLLSGPGSIAVVIGFATQAESMFDYLINGISIGLVVITTYGLLRLAPISAKYIGHTGLNVMTRLMGFIALAISVQFILSGIGRYFGIS; this is encoded by the coding sequence ATGCAGCTAATCCTCATTATCTTTGACGCTATGTTTGAATGGATACCCGATACAATTACAGATGGAACGGCATCACACTTTTTAAACTGGGGTGGACTTCTTTTTGCAAGTTTTACCTCTCTTTTTTCTGTGGTTAACCCGCTTGCTGCAATGCCGCTTTTTCTATCATTAACGGACAGATTTAGCGATGCTGAACGAGATCAGACTGCACTCTGGGCTTCTCTTTATATGTTAGGCGTACTTATCGTTTTTCTGCTGCTTGGTACGTTTATACTTAGTTTTTTTGGAATATCACTTCCCGGTATTAGAATAGCCGGAGGATTAATCATTATGCGGACAGCTTACTCTATGTTAAATCCGGAAAAGTCCGGGAGAAAGCTAACAGAAGAGGATGAGAAAGCTGCGATGGAAAAAGAGGATATTTCATTCAGTCCATTGGCTCTCCCACTATTATCCGGTCCGGGAAGTATTGCTGTTGTGATTGGTTTTGCCACACAGGCAGAGAGTATGTTCGACTATCTAATTAATGGTATTTCAATCGGTTTGGTAGTTATAACAACATATGGTCTGCTTAGACTCGCTCCGATATCGGCCAAATATATTGGACACACAGGGTTGAATGTTATGACTCGTTTGATGGGTTTCATCGCGCTGGCCATCAGTGTTCAATTTATTTTAAGCGGAATCGGCAGATATTTCGGAATTTCATAA
- a CDS encoding GAF domain-containing protein: protein MDTSEILEKAKQIINGSESRNEKLQSICELLDENVDVFDWTGFYLVAEDEENMLELGPYVGEATDHTRIPFGKGICGQAADTLKTFVVQDVNKANNYLACSIHVKSEIVVPILKGEQFVGELDIDSHTKDAISPELQTLCEEICKSLAPIF, encoded by the coding sequence ATGGATACCTCAGAGATTTTAGAAAAGGCGAAACAGATTATAAACGGATCTGAAAGCAGAAATGAGAAATTACAGTCTATTTGTGAGCTTTTAGACGAAAACGTTGACGTTTTTGACTGGACCGGATTCTATTTGGTAGCTGAGGATGAAGAGAACATGCTGGAACTGGGTCCCTATGTTGGAGAAGCAACCGATCATACCCGAATCCCGTTTGGAAAAGGAATTTGCGGGCAGGCCGCAGATACGCTGAAAACTTTTGTTGTTCAGGATGTAAATAAAGCGAACAACTACCTGGCATGCAGTATTCATGTGAAATCTGAGATTGTAGTCCCTATCTTAAAAGGAGAGCAATTTGTGGGTGAACTCGATATCGACTCTCATACCAAAGACGCAATATCACCTGAATTACAAACTCTTTGTGAAGAGATTTGTAAATCGTTAGCCCCAATATTCTAA
- a CDS encoding efflux RND transporter periplasmic adaptor subunit: protein MKKLLYLSSAILFILLTSSCSSEDSDNMSPNRPGGFGEGPAASVEVVPVQTESISDQVRSYGTIRAQDVVSVTPQVTNQVTRILVDLGDNVSRGQVMAEIYDVPFRDAMEQAQAQIRQQEVAFERDSSEFARQQQLFDRNLISRSELDNVRATYLNSRAQLEAARANLTQSRENLEHTKIKSPVDGVVLSRSIAEGDIASSGQVAFEVANLVGFETRVFLPLQDWELIQPGQSVSLSLSSRSDAIAEGVVSRISPQLDPTTGLGEVVITLTDTESNIYQGALVQTRINLQTRENAVVIPRSAMVEKVDTYIEPETGTIELERTYSAFVNQGDSIAVRRELELGIEQGDRIEVISGLQAGDGLIVTGQRNLNDGARIRVAGAIETEQPQQAESDSGQSSENLRDLSPEERRERIQNMSPEERQKMREQRQRSDSARSGNRQQSGNNN from the coding sequence TTGAAAAAGCTACTTTACCTTTCAAGCGCTATTCTATTCATCCTTTTGACCTCTTCCTGTAGTTCTGAAGATTCGGATAATATGTCACCCAACCGTCCCGGCGGCTTTGGTGAGGGCCCTGCAGCCAGCGTAGAGGTTGTTCCTGTTCAAACAGAATCAATTTCTGACCAGGTCCGATCTTATGGCACCATTCGGGCTCAGGATGTTGTTTCTGTCACCCCGCAGGTAACCAATCAGGTTACCCGTATTTTAGTTGACCTGGGAGATAATGTCAGCCGCGGACAAGTGATGGCAGAAATTTACGATGTGCCCTTCCGTGATGCCATGGAACAAGCTCAGGCACAGATTCGGCAACAGGAAGTAGCATTTGAAAGAGACAGTTCAGAGTTTGCCCGCCAGCAACAGCTTTTTGATCGTAATCTTATCAGCCGGTCTGAACTGGATAATGTTCGTGCCACTTACCTGAACAGCCGGGCTCAGCTCGAAGCAGCCCGTGCCAACCTGACCCAGAGCCGGGAGAATCTGGAACACACCAAGATCAAATCGCCGGTTGATGGTGTTGTTCTAAGCCGCTCTATTGCCGAAGGTGATATTGCATCGTCCGGACAGGTTGCTTTTGAAGTAGCTAATCTTGTTGGTTTTGAAACCCGTGTATTTTTACCTCTTCAGGACTGGGAGCTGATCCAGCCGGGGCAATCTGTATCCCTCTCACTCTCAAGCCGGTCTGATGCAATAGCTGAGGGTGTTGTTTCCCGTATCAGCCCGCAACTGGACCCTACTACCGGACTTGGTGAAGTTGTGATTACTCTAACCGATACAGAATCAAATATCTACCAGGGAGCGTTGGTTCAGACACGAATCAACCTGCAGACCCGCGAAAATGCGGTTGTCATTCCGAGATCTGCTATGGTAGAAAAAGTGGATACATACATTGAACCGGAAACCGGAACGATTGAATTGGAGAGAACATACTCTGCATTTGTAAATCAGGGCGATTCCATAGCGGTTCGCCGGGAACTGGAACTTGGTATTGAACAGGGAGACCGAATTGAGGTCATAAGCGGACTGCAGGCAGGAGACGGTTTAATTGTAACCGGTCAACGAAATTTAAATGACGGAGCCAGAATTCGGGTAGCTGGAGCCATAGAAACAGAACAACCCCAACAAGCCGAATCTGATTCGGGGCAGTCATCAGAAAACCTCAGGGATTTAAGTCCTGAAGAGCGCAGGGAGAGGATTCAAAATATGTCGCCCGAAGAGCGTCAGAAAATGCGAGAGCAAAGGCAGCGGAGCGACAGTGCCCGATCCGGTAATCGTCAGCAATCCGGCAATAACAATTAG